The Spodoptera frugiperda isolate SF20-4 chromosome 2, AGI-APGP_CSIRO_Sfru_2.0, whole genome shotgun sequence genome has a window encoding:
- the LOC126912489 gene encoding exosome complex component RRP40, whose amino-acid sequence MKVKVGDVVLPGDLCEEIVAAGEKSKVILGPGLKKEVDGIYVSKAGTLRKRAPNTYWVDNYQKRYIPARGENVIGIVAQKAGDIFRVDVGGSCTASLSYLSFEGATKKNRPKVVIGDVVYAKMLVASKDMEPEIVCVDSHGKKGRLGVLEDGFVFKCSLNLIRKILNPDCPLINSLKNQWPFELAAGMNGRIWIKANTLRETIALGNAILGSEYLSNDEIKSMCTNIAGILAGHIS is encoded by the coding sequence ATGAAGGTGAAAGTTGGTGACGTGGTTTTACCCGGAGATCTGTGTGAAGAAATCGTAGCTGCTGGCGAAAAAAGTAAAGTTATACTCGGACCAGGGTTGAAAAAAGAAGTCGACGGGATTTATGTTTCCAAAGCTGGCACATTGAGGAAACGAGCTCCAAATACGTACTGGGTGGACAACTACCAAAAACGATATATTCCAGCGCGCGGAGAAAATGTCATAGGGATTGTTGCTCAAAAGGCGGGAGATATATTCAGAGTAGATGTTGGCGGGAGTTGTACAGCATCGTTATCTTATCTATCCTTCGAAGGCGCTACGAAAAAGAACCGACCTAAAGTGGTGATTGGAGATGTAGTGTACGCCAAAATGTTAGTAGCCAGCAAAGATATGGAACCAGAAATAGTGTGTGTCGATTCTCACGGAAAGAAGGGTCGCCTGGGAGTGCTGGAAGATGGCTTCGTGTTTAAATGTTCTCTAAATTTAATCAGAAAGATCTTAAACCCAGATTGTCCCTTAATAAACTCGTTAAAGAACCAATGGCCCTTTGAACTTGCAGCGGGCATGAATGGTAGGATTTGGATAAAGGCTAACACATTAAGAGAAACCATTGCTTTAGGGAATGCAATTTTAGGGTCTGAGTACCTTAGTAATGACGAGATCAAAAGTATGTGTACTAACATTGCTGGGATACTGGCTGGACATATTTCATAA
- the LOC126912491 gene encoding probable RNA 3'-terminal phosphate cyclase-like protein produces MPATVHNDLLVYKGSNFFRQRLLLATLSGRTIKIEEIRSTHDDPGLREYEVSLIRLLDKVTNGTRVELSETGTSVYYQPGILVGGHVTHNCSTQRGMGYYLEVLLALGPFCKEPLNVVLQGVTHSDLDVSVDKIKTAALPVLLKFILVDDGLELKVVRRGAPPLGGGEIVFKCPVRRTLRPLQWTQWGLVKRIRGVVYALRVSPTMANRVVEAAKGVMLKFLPDVYINTDQCRGSNAGKSPGFGVSLVAETNEKTFYCAEAKSTDVGTGDITLPEDLGRECAQRLLDEIYRGGAVDSAFQWLLALWMALGQKDVSECIVGPLSDYTITFLQHLKEFFGVMFKLEVQRSESDDEDSDDEGVTPASKIKMTCVGIGYVNISKRTL; encoded by the exons atgcCTGCCACAGTGCATAATGACCTGTTAGTGTATAAAGGCAGCAATTTTTTTCGGCAAAGACTATTGCTAGCTACTCTGAGTGGTCGTACAATTAAAATAGAAGAGATACGAAGTACACATGATGACCCGGGTCTTCGAGAGTATGAAGTGAGTCTGATACGGTTGCTGGATAAAGTGACGAATGGAACGAGGGTGGAGCTTAGTGAGACGGGTACTTCGGTGTACTACCAGCCAGGGATCTTGGTTGGTGGACATGTGACACACAACTGTAGCACGCAGCGAGGAATGG GATACTACCTAGAAGTACTACTAGCACTGGGTCCATTCTGCAAGGAGCCACTGAATGTAGTCCTGCAGGGCGTCACACACAGTGATCTAGATGTCTCGGTAGATAAGATCAAGACAGCGGCCCTGCCAGTACTGCTCAAGTTTATACTGGTTGATGATGGACTGGAGCTCAAAGTTGTGAGAAGAG GAGCACCTCCCCTTGGTGGTGGAGAAATAGTATTTAAGTGCCCAGTGCGGCGCACATTGCGACCTCTGCAGTGGACACAATGGGGCCTTGTGAAGAGGATACGAGGAGTTGTGTACGCACTGCGAGTGTCGCCCACAATGGCCAACAGGGTGGTGGAGGCTGCTAAAGGG GTGATGCTGAAGTTCCTCCCAGACGTGTATATCAACACAGATCAGTGCCGAGGCTCCAATGCAGGCAAGAGTCCTGGGTTTGGTGTTAGTCTTGTAGCTGAGACCAATGAAAAGACCTTCTACTGTGCTGAGGCT AAATCAACAGACGTGGGTACGGGCGACATCACGCTGCCCGAGGACCTGGGCCGGGAGTGCGCGCAGCGGTTGCTGGACGAGATCTACCGCGGCGGCGCCGTCGACTCCGCCTTCCAGTGGCTGCTCGCGCTCTGGATGGCGCTCGGACAGAAGGACGTTAGCGAGTGTatt gTGGGTCCTCTCTCAGACTACACGATAACATTCCTGCAACACCTGAAAGAGTTCTTCGGCGTGATGTTCAAGCTGGAGGTACAACGCTCGGAGTCTGACGATGAAGACTCGGACGACGAGGGCGTCACTCCGGCCAGCAAGATCAAGATGACATGTGTCGGTATAGGATACGTCAATATTAGCAAGCGGACGTTGtag